Genomic DNA from Fimbriimonas ginsengisoli Gsoil 348:
CGAAAGGTCGGAACTCCTGCCCCCGGCGCTGAGCCGCTCCCCGCTTCGGTCAATCCTTCCGAGACTTCCGCTCCGCCGCCCCAAGCCGCCAAAAGCCGTTCCGCATCCGCGCGAACCTCTGCCAGCGGGCGCCTCAGGTACCGAATCGTCGGAATCTCTTCCTCCCGGCCGCTCGCCCACAACCGCAACGTCGCCTCCAACGCCGCGAGGCTCAGCTTGTCGATCCGGAATGCCCTGGCCAGCGGGTGCCGGCTGATCTCCCTGATCAGTTCTGAACGCCCCACAATAATTCCCGCCTGCGGACCACCCAAAAGCTTGTCGCCGCTGGCGATCGAGACATCGGCAAAGGCGGCGCTTTCCGGCAACGTCGGAAGTCTGGGCAAGCCTAGCGTGCGGGCATCGACGAGGAGCCCCGACCCTTGATCGTCGATCAGAACCACCCCTCGCTCCTTCGCAAGCGCCGCCAACTCCGACAGCGACGGCTCCGAGGTGAAACCTACGATCGCGTAATTGCTCGGATGGCAACGGAGGATCGCCGAGGTGTCGTCCCCCATCGCGGCCAGATAGTCCGACAGATGCGTCCGGTTGGTGCACCCAACCTCCACCAGGCGGCATCCGCTTTCGCGGATGATGTCCGGCATTCGGAAGGAGCCGCCGATCTCGACCATTTGCCCCCGAGAGAGCACCACTTCCCCTCCCCTCGCCGCAGCGGCCAACGTCAGCATCACTCCGGCTGCCGCGTTGTTGACGACGAACGCATCTTCGGCTCCCGTCAACTTCCTCAGCAAATCCCGAACGTGCTCTTGTCGGTCTCCTCGCTCCCCACTCTCCAAATCCAGCTCGAGCGTCGAGTACCCAGCCGCCACCTCCGCAACGTGAGTCGCGACCGAAGGGGCGAGCCGTGCCCGGCCCAACCCGGTGTGC
This window encodes:
- the selA gene encoding L-seryl-tRNA(Sec) selenium transferase produces the protein MELRDLPKVDTLANAAPLAEFPPRIRTEAARAAIDAMRSALTEGRDVPDGLEFAMTHARGASDLSLRPAVNLSGVVLHTGLGRARLAPSVATHVAEVAAGYSTLELDLESGERGDRQEHVRDLLRKLTGAEDAFVVNNAAAGVMLTLAAAARGGEVVLSRGQMVEIGGSFRMPDIIRESGCRLVEVGCTNRTHLSDYLAAMGDDTSAILRCHPSNYAIVGFTSEPSLSELAALAKERGVVLIDDQGSGLLVDARTLGLPRLPTLPESAAFADVSIASGDKLLGGPQAGIIVGRSELIREISRHPLARAFRIDKLSLAALEATLRLWASGREEEIPTIRYLRRPLAEVRADAERLLAAWGGGAEVSEGLTEAGSGSAPGAGVPTFRVGLSGGAEALARALRLGMPPMVARIEKDRVWLDPRTLDADELPIVEARLRELSG